GCGCACGTTCCTCATCCGGGAAAATGGCGTAGAACTCGATGGGATGGAAACGCGAGAAGTCAAAGCCGCCCTCTTTCATGCGGCGTAACACGTGGGTGCTGATGTCTTCTTGATAGGCTGTGCTCATGAAACGTCCTCCTGAACCGATGGATAGACTTTCCGTGCTTCCCAGGGCCTGCGCGTGAACGGCGCAGGTGGACGGCAATGACATCGCCGCAGGAAAACAAGCATGTAGCTGACAAGACCAGACCTTAGCGATTCATTCGCTGATCTCCCTTGCAGAGTAGCGCGAAGCTATCAGCTCCACCAGCAGCGCTTTTACGACGTACAGGGAATATTCAGGGGGCGGGAGAAATATCGAGGATCTGGATACTGTTCTGATCCTTCAGGCTTTTAACCGTCGGCTCGGCGATCCGGCCGTCCAGGTCATTGAGGTCCAGTTGAGCGGGGATAGGCAGCAGTTTGGCGCGGATCATCTGTGCGGCGTCTTCGAGGCTGGGCTTCTGCGCGCAGCTGAACTGCTCCACGGACTGCACACCGTGGTCATCAACGAAGGTAACTTGCCAATTTTGCATCAGTGCCTCCTCGATAAAGCCCATGGATGGGCTCACATCTATCTGGACCTTGAGGGCGCGATGATCGTTCCGCTCAAGGCTGGAGGCACTGCTCGGTTGCGCTTAGCGCTTCTCGGCGCTTTCCTTGAGGGCTTTCAAGGTATTGAAGGGCGCTTCAACCACAAACTTGTTGGCCAACCAGGACGGTACGCTGCCACCAGGCTCGGTATGGACCTGGTAAGTCACTTCGGTCTGGTCGGCGCCTTTGGGCACCAGTTTCCAGAAACCTTCGACCTGGGCCACACGCACGTAGCCTTTCTCTTCCGGCAGGTAGGTAGGGACTTCCAGCAGCTTGCGGGTCACGCTGCCGTCGGCAGCCTGGGTCGTGGTGATTTCCAGGATCGAGTCACGATCGGTGACTGGGAACGGGGCTTTGAACTGGGTGTAGGTCCAGCTCTTGTCGCCTTCCTTCTTGAGCAGCTTCTGCGACTTGCATTCGTGAATCCACTTACAGGCACCGACGACATCGTCCTGCAGGGCCTGGATCTTGGCCAATGGCGCCTTGATCACCGTAACGCCGCGATAAGCCTTGTATTTGGACCCGGCCACTTCACTCAAGGCGACCTTGATACCTTCCTCGTCCTTGGCAACCTGCCACTCTTCTGCCTGTGCGGCAGCCGCAAACAACACCGTAAAACCGCACAACACAGCCATTCGTTTCAGCGAACCCATTGTTGTATTCCTTATTGTTGAAGTTCTGACATTAAAGCCCACTACGCCGCCGTCATCTGCTCCCACCAGCCGATCAACCTGATCGCTTCTTCCTGGCTACTACCACAGACCTCTAGATCCGCCGCGAAGGCACCGCATACCGCAGGCCGTTCAGGCAGGCCAAACAATTGGCACAGCTGTTCGACCGACAGATGCAGGCAGCGTTCGCCCGCGGGCTTGCCATTGGGCATACCGGGCAACGGCGAACTGATGGAAGGGGCGATACAGCAAGCGCCACAGCCTTCACGGCATTTCATGACCAGTAGGTCCTCGACGACAAAGTGTTGATGGCCGGGCTAGAGTACGCCCTAAAACATCCGTTTTAAAATGGTCTAACAGGGGTTTTTCGCAGAAAACAAAAGTGACCGACCAGTCTGCGACAGAAGGTCAGGGGGTAAGGTCACTTTGCCAGGCAAGATTAATTCTTGAATTCGAAATCCAGGGCCGCGCCTTCCACATCGCGCCGCTCTTCATTGCGCATTTGCAGTTGCATTTCGTTGCTCAACAGGCGGCCGTTGATCTGGAAAGCACTGTTATCGATCGGTTTCTCGCCAAACATCGGCGGCAACAACGGCACATTCTTGGGTTGCGGCATAGTGCCGAGGGGCTGCAGGTGCCGGACCATTTCCTGGGGCAGACTCAGGTCCAATTGCGCTGGCGCCAGTTTGGTCTGGGCCACTTCCCGGGCCGACTTGGACTTGTTTGCGATGGGCGCGCGCTTTTTTTCCTTGGCGGCTTTCGTAACCGGAGCGGCTTTTTTAGCCTGGGTCGTTTTTTTAGCCGGTGCCGGCTTTTGTTCGGCGGCTGCCAGCACAACTGGCGCACTGGCAGGCGCTGCCAGTACAGAAGTGGTGTTGCACAGGCTCGCCAGACAGATCAACAGCGCGGCAGGAAAAATAGAGGTCATATCGCCAACAGCATTAACGGCAGAAGGCCATATGCTCGCTTGTTGAGCGCGGCATGACAAGCGCGGTGATTAGCCAGCTACCGTTCATGCCCCGTTTTGGCGCTTCAAAAACCACCCGCAGCCTCTTGGCATAACTGGTTGGCCAGCATGCCCAGGGTCATCAGGGCTCGCTCCGCTTCTCGGTTCCACGGCGTACCGCAGTTGAGCCGAATACAGTGGTTGAACTGTTCGGTATTGCTGAAGATCAGCCCCGGCGCGATGCTGATGCCTTGCTGCAAAGCCCGCACGTGCAGCTCTTGGGTATTGACCCTGCCCGGCAGACTGACCCACAGGATAAAACCGCCCGTCGGCCGGCTCATCTGCGTGCCTTCCGGGAAATACTGCTGCACCGCTAACTGGAAGGCACTGAGGTTCTTGCGGTACTCCTGGCGAATGTAGCGCAGATGGCGGTCGTAACCGCCATTCTCCAGATACGCCGCCACGCCCATCTGCGTAACGCTGCACGCCGAATGGGTACTGAACATCTGCAGGCGCTGGATCTCCTGCTGGTATTTGCCGGCAATCATCCAGCCGATGCGCACGCCAGGGGACAGGGTCTTGGAGAAACTGGAGCAGTAGATCACCCTATCCAGGCGGTCATAGGCCTTGAGGGCCTTGGTGCGGCCCAACTCGAACATCAATTCGCCGTAGATATCGTCTTCGACGATCTGGATATCGAAATCCGAGGCCAGGCGCAGCAGCTGTTTCTGCCGTTCTTCCGGCATGGTGCCGCCCAGGGGATTACTCAGGCGCGTGGTCAACACCAGGGCCTTGATCGACCACTGGTTGGCCGCCAACTGCAGGGCTTCCAGGCTCATGCCTGTGGCCGGGTCGCTGGGAATCTCGATGACCTTGAGGCCAAGCAAGTCCGCCAGTTGCAGCAGGCCGTAATAGGTGGGCGATTCGGCGGCAATCAGGTCGCCGGGGCGAGTCAGCACCCGCAACGACATCTGCAATGCGTCGACACACCCGTGGGTGATCACCACTTCGGACGGATCGACCACCACTCCGGCATCGCGCATACGAATCGCGACCTGGCGCCGCAGCGGCTCGAAGCCCGGGCTGAACATATAGCTGAACGCCCGTGGGCTCTGAAAGCGCGTGACCTTGGCCAGTTGCTGGTGCAGCGCCCGCACCGGTAGGTAATCGACACTGGGAACAGCGGCCCCCAGCGGGAACACCCCTTCGCGACGGGATTCAACCAGGACCTGTTGGATGATACTGCTGCGGGTGACCAGGCCCGGGCGCTCGACCCGAGCGATATCCGGCGTCGGTGCGGTCAGGGCCGGCGTCTGGTGCACGTAATACCCGGACTGCGGCCGCGCACGGATCAACCCCTGGTCTTCAAGGTTGGCGTAGGCCTGTAGCACGGTGGCATGACTGACATTGAGCTGAGAGCTCATCTTGCGCACCGAAGGCACGCGCTCACCCGGTTGATAGACACCGCGCCGGATATCCTCAGCCAACTGCTGGGCGATACGTTGGTAAAGCAAGAGATTGGTCATGACGCAGCACTCGATTTCACGGGTATTTTATTTTTGTGTGAAACATACCGGCACAGTTTAGAAGTGTACGGGGACAGTTGCCACAATAGTCGAGGACGCGCGGCAGTGATAGAAAAAACTGTATGGGTTGAGCTGTGAATCGCAGGCATGAAAAACCCGATCAAAGATCGGGTTGCATAGCGGGTGCGCCACATACCCGGTAGGAGCTGGCTTGCCTGCGATGCTGGCGATGCGAGTGTTCAGATGCACCGCGCCGATGCTATCGCAGGCAAGCCAGCTCCCACATCGACCGTACGCGCACTGAGGTTCAGCGCGCGGCGCCGAGCTGGCCCTTCTCATCGGAGAAGACGATTTCCACACGCCGGTTCTGCGCACGACCACGTTCGGAAGCATTCACTTCCACCGGGTACTGATCGCCATAGCCTTCCACCTGGATGCGTTTTTCATCAATGCCCAGGTCGACCAGTACGTCCGCCACGGCCTGTGCACGGTCACGGGACAGTTTGAGGTTTTCGTGCTCGCCGCCGGTGCTATCGGTATAACCCTCGATCCGCACGACCCGCTTGGGGTTCAGTTGCAGGAACTGCACGATCTTCAGCACTGTACGGTTGGCGGAGTTTTTCAGCTCCGCCTGGCCAGTGTCGAACAGCACGTCGCCCAAGGTCATCACCAGGCCACGATCGGTCTGGGTGGTGGTCAGGCTGGCGATCTGCTCCTCCAGCCACTTGCCCTGTTGCTGCACGCTCAACAACTTGGCTTCGCGCAGCGCCAGTTGCAGGCGTTGACGCTCCAGTTCGAGCTTGGCCGCACGTTCTTCGTTGAGTACCAACTCGGTATGTTCCCGGGCGATGGCGCTATAGCGCTGGCTCAGGTAGGCGTAATGCACGACGTCGCCACCGCTGCCCCAGTAGCTGGAAAGGCGGTCGGCGCGGGCCAGGGACTCACCGGCGCGGATCACGTCCTTGGGCGCGATGCGCAATACATTGGAGTCTTCCTTGACCTTCTGGAAGTCGCTGCCAGCCTGCTGCAACGCGGCGTCGCTATTGGGATGGCTGGCGCAACCGGCGAGCAGCAGGCTGCTCAATAGCAACCCAAATGTCAGGCGGTTCATTGAGCATCTCCCAGCTGTTTGCGCAGGCGGGTGATACGAGTGTCGAGGACATTCAACTGCTCCTGACTCTTTTGCGTCAGTACCCGCGCCTCTGCCAGGCGCGCGTCGAGTTCGGCCTGTTCAGCCTGCATGCGGGCATCCTTGTAGGACTCGTCAGCCATATCGGCCTTGGCCTGGGCCAGCTTCGTCTCGGCGAGTTTCAACTCAGGCACGTCGTCAGCGACAGCGCCCACGGCGGCGGCTTGCTCCAAGGCTTGCTGGGTCAGGCGCATTTGCTCATTCGGCGCAGGATCTGCGGCACAGCCCGCCAGCGTTACTACGGCGAGGGCGGCGAAAAGAGGTCGAATAGTCACTAAAAATCCCTACTTTGTTGGGGTGCTGACGGGTTGCTGCAACTGCGTCTTCCAGCGTTCGATATTGCGCTGCAACGCGGCTTCCGTCAGACCGGACGCGGACAATTCTGTCATCTTTTTGGCGAGCTGTCCGCGCAACCACGGATCATTGCAGGCCGAGTTGTGGGAAATCGCCAGGAACAGCCCCGGCTGATCAATCGGTAGTTCACGGGCCAGCAGGTCTTTGCTCATGCCAAGGGTCTGCGCCATGGCCATGCCGGAGTAACGGCCGGCCAGCACGTAGTCCACTTCGCCAAGCAGCAGTTTCTGCAAGGCCGGGGTTACGGTTGGCAGGCGTTCCAGGGTCAGGTGTTCGCTGGCAAAGGCTTCAAACTCAGGGGACAGGCGCGCCCGCTCCGAGACCGCGCCCTTGTGGCCATGCAGGTCGGCTGCATGGGTATAGACCAGGGGCGAGTCGACGCGGGTCCACACCCGGTAATCGGCCTGCATCAGTGCCGGATGGATGTAGTCCAGGGTCTCCAGCTCGCTGACACTCAGCGGCGCATCGACCAGCATGTCCATGCGCCCGCTGCGGACTTCATCAAGGGCCAGGGAACGCTTGCCGCCATACAACAGGTCGACTTTCAACCCCAGCTCCTTGGCCACTTGTTGCAGCACGTCGGCATTGGCGCCGATCAAGTGGGTGGGGTCTTGCGGGTCTCGCCACAAATAGGGCGGCGCATCCGGGCTGCCGGTCACCACCAGGCGCTCGCATTTGCCGGCAGCGATAGACAAGGTCGGCAGCAGTGACAGGCCCAGCAGTACAGTCCAGCGACGCAGTTCCATGGCGTGGTTCCCGATCAAAAGTGGCGTGCAAAAAAAAGCCCAGTCATAAGACCGGGCTCTTTATAAGTGAAGCGGCTGGTTTAGACCAGCTTCTCCAACTCAGGTACGGCTTCGAACAAGTCCGCCACCAGGCCGTAATCAGCCACCTGGAAGATCGGTGCTTCTTCGTCCTTGTTGATCGCAACGATCACTTTGGAGTCCTTCATACCAGCCAAATGCTGGATCGCGCCGGAGATACCGACCGCGATGTACAGCTGTGGCGCCACGATCTTGCCGGTCTGGCCGACCTGCATATCGTTGGGTACGAAGCCTGCGTCGACCGCCGCGCGCGAAGCGCCGACCGCCGCGCCCAGCTTGTCGGCCAGGGCGTACAGGTGCTTGAAGTTGTCACCGTTCTGCATGCCACGCCCGCCGGAAACGACGATCTTGGCAGCGGTCAGCTCAGGACGGTCCGACTTGGCCAGCTCTTCGCCAACAAAGCTGGAAGTGCCAGCATCGTGAGCAGCAGCCACCGCTTCAACGGCAGCCGAACCACCTTCGGCGGCAACTGGGTCGAAACCGGTGGCACGCACGGTGATGACTTTGACAGCAGCAGTCGATTGCACGGTGGCAATGGCGTTACCGGCGTAGATCGGGCGCTTGAAAGTGTCGGCGCTTTCGACCGAAACGATCTCGGAGATCTGGTCAACGTCCAACTGCGCAGCAACCCGCGGCAGGATGTTTTTGCCGTTGGAGGTGGCAGCAGCCAGGATGTGGCTGTAGCCAGCGCCCAGCTCTGCAACCAGAGGGGCAACGTTTTCCGGCAATTGGTGAGCGTAGGCAGCGTTGTCGGCGGCCAGTACTTTGCTCACGCCAGCGATTTTCGCGGCGGCTTCAGCCACAGCGCCAACATTCTGGCCAGCGACCAGGACGTGGATATCACCACCGATTTTCGCAGCAGCAGCTACGGTGTTCAGGGTGGCCGGGGCCAGCACCTTGTTGTCGTGTTCTGCGATTACCAAGATAGTCATGATTAGATTACCTTCGCTTCGTTTTTCAGTTTCTCGACCAGTTCAGCCACCGACTTGACCTTGATACCCGCGCTGCGTGCAGCCGGCGCTTCGACTTTGACGGTCTTGTTGGTAGAGGCGGTGGAAACGCCCAAAGCATCCGGAGTCAGCACTTCGAGAGGCTTTTTCTTGGCTTTCATGATGTTTGGCAGGGACGCATAACGCGGCTCGTTCAAACGCAGGTCAGTGGTGACGATGGCCGGCAGTTTCAAGGAAACCGTCTGCGCGCCGCCGTCGATTTCGCGGGTCACGGCAACGCTGTCGCCGCTGACTTCGACTTTCGAAGCGAAGGTGCCCTGGCCGTAACCGGTCAGTGCAGCCAGCATCTGGCCAGTCTGGTTGTTGTCGCTGTCGATCGCCTGTTTGCCAAGGATCACCAGTTGCGGCTGTTCCTTGTCGACAACGGCCTTGAGCAGCTTGGCAACGGCCAGCGAGGTCAGTTCTTCAGCGGACTCGACGAGCACCGCGCGGTCGGCACCCAGCGCCAGGGCGGTACGCAGCTGCTCTTGAGCAGTGGTTGGACCGATGGAAACGACGACGATTTCAGTCGCAACACCTTTTTCTTTCAGGCGTACGGCTTCTTCCACGGCGATTTCGCAGAAGGGGTTCATCGACATTTTGACGTTAGCCAGATCGACGCCGGAATTGTCCGCCTTGACGCGAACTTTCACGTTGTAATCGACAACGCGTTTGACAGCTACAAGAACCTTCATGGATTCCTCGTTACTCTCCGGTGAAAAGGAAGCCGCCCGGATAAACCTGGCGGTAGATGCTCAACGGCGCACAAGGGCACCTCTAAAAACGCAGGCCGTCATGACAGGTAACGTTGCACGTACTCAACAATAAAGACCGTTCGTCAGGGGTGACTGACAAGTCATTCATCGTCGCAACGTGTAAACTGCGCGCCAGCATTACGTGCGCGTCAACCTGCATCAGCATTGCCTTGTCTTTGGACGTGGCCTTGAAACCGGCAGTCCGCCTACGGGAAGCGCAAAACCGACCGTATATTGACCGGAACACCTTTTCCGGTCAATACAGCAAAATGGTCAGATATAAGCCGCGTTGCTTTGATTTACCTAGCTTGCGGGCAATTCAAACAAACGTTTGTATTGGACGCTGAGAGTGGTGTAGATATAATGCGCCACCTAGAGAGAAAGGTGGGTCCTCCCCTGCCCTTTTGTAAGAAATTGGCGCAGAAGACGACAGATAAAACACCGAACCTCCACCCATTAGAAAAAAAACTGTTGAGCCTTGAGTAGGAGATAGCCTGTGGAACGCGAATACATGGAATTCGACGTGGTCATCGTCGGCGCAGGGCCGTCGGGCCTGTCTGCCGCCTGCCGACTGAAGCAGAAGGCCGCCGAAGCCGGTAAGGAAATCAGCGTCTGCGTGGTCGAAAAAGGCTCCGAAGTCGGCGCACACATCCTGTCCGGTGCCGTGTTTGAACCACGCGCCCTGAATGAATTGTTCCCGGACTGGAAAGAATTGGGCGCCCCGCTCAATACCCCGGTCGTGCGCGACGACATCTATGTACTGCGCAGCAGCGACAGCTCCACCAAGGTTCCAGACTTCTTTGTGCCCAAGACCATGCACAACGAAGGCAACTACATCATCTCCCTGGGCAACCTGTGCCGCTGGCTGGCCCAGCAGGCGGAGAACCTGGGCGTGGAAATCTACCCTGGCTTCGCCGCCCAGGAAGTACTGTTCGACGAGAACGGCGTGGTGCGCGGGATCATCACCGGCGACCTCGGCGTGGACCGTGAAGGCCATCCAAAAGAAGGCCTGTACACCCCCGGCATGGAACTGCGCGGCAAGTACACGCTGTTCGCCGAAGGCTGCCGCGGGCACTTGGGCAAGCAACTGATCCAGCGCTTCAACCTGGACAGCGATGCCGACGTGCAGCACTACGGCATCGGCCTCAAGGAAATCTGGGAAATCGACCCGGCCAAGCATCAGCCAGGTCTGGTGGTCCACACCGCCGGCTGGCCGCTGGACATCATGAGCAACGAGAACACCGGTGGCTCTTTCCTCTATCACCTGGAAAACAACCAGGTGGTCGTAGGCCTGATCGTCGACCTGTCCTACAGCAACACCTTCCTGTCGCCGTTCGATGAGTTCCAGCGCCTCAAGCATCACCCGGTGCTGGCCCAGTACCTGGAAGGCGGCAAGCGCATCAGCTACGGCGCGCGCGCCCTGGCCAAGGGCGGCATCAACTCGCTGCCGAAGATGGTATTCAAAGGCGGCGCCTTGATCGGTTGTGACCTGGGCACGATGAACGTGGCCAAGATCAAGGGCAGCCATACCGCAATGAAGTCCGGCATGCTCGCCGCCGACGCCGTGGCTGATCGCCTGTTCGCCGAATCTGAAGGCGGCGATGAACTGACCGCCTACGTCGACAGCTTCAAAGCCAGCTGGCTCTACGAAGAACTGTTCGCCACCCGCAACTTCGGCCCGGCGATGCACAAGTTCGGCCCGATTATCGGTGCAGGCTTCAACTGGTTCGACCAGAACATCCTCGGCGGCAAAATGCCGTTCACCCTGCATGACACCAAGCCGGACTACGCCTGCCTCAAGCTGGCCAAGGACAGCCAGAAGATCGACTACCCCAAACCCGACGGCAAGCTGAGCTTCGACAAGCTGAGCTCGGTGTTCCTCTCCAGCACCAACCATGAAGAAGAACAGCCGTGCCACTTGAAACTCAAGGACCCGAGCATCCCGATCGGCACCAACCTGCCGCTCTACGATGAACCGGCGCAGCGCTACTGCCCGGCAGGCGTGTACGAAGTCATCACTCAGGAAGACGGCGAGAAGCGCTTCCAGATCAACGCCCAGAACTGCGTGCACTGCAAGACTTGTGATATCAAGGACCCTTCGCAGAACATCACCTGGGTGACACCGGAAGGCGCGGGCGGGCCGACTTACCCGAATATGTAAGCCACCTGCTTGAAAATGAGGCTCTCCACTGGAGAGCCTTTTTTATGGCCGACGCAAATCTAATGTGGGAGCGAGGTATCTCTGGGGATTTACGCGGCGCGTTCTTCACCCGGGTTGCGCAGGAAATAGCGCTTATATTCCCGACTGAACTGCGACGTACTCTGATACCCCACGTTATGCGCCGCCTGCGCCACGCCCATGCCTTCCACCAGCAACAACTGCTGGGCCTTGAGCAGGCGCAGACGCTTGAGGTACTGCACCGGCGACAACAAGGTGCAACGCTTGAAGTGCTCATGGAACGTCGACGCACTCATATGTGCATAACCGGCCAGGGTCTCGATGTTCAGGGGTTCGGCGTAATGGGCATGCAAGTGGTTCAAGGACGTGGCAATCCGCGAGAACTGCCCCTGCTGTTCCACCAAGGCGCGCAGTACATCGGCCTGGGGCCCGCGCAAGGCGGTGAACAACAACTCCCGCACCCGGGCCGGCCCCATGATCCGGGCTTCCAATGGATCGTGCAGGCACTGCAACAGCCGCTCGACGCAACCGCGCATCGCGTCATCCAGTACCACCGAGCTCATCGACTCCAACGTCTGCGCCGTCGGCGGTGGGCCAGCCTGCATGCCCATAGCCATCACCAGCTCGCCCAACACCACCCGATCAATGCCCACAGTCACCCCATACAGCGGGGCGTCGGCGGCCATGGCAAACGTCTCGCACTCGAACGGCACCGGCATCGCCTGGATCAGGTAATGCCCGGCGCCATATTCCAGGGTGCACGGCCCCAGGTACGCGACCTTGCTGCCCTGGGCCACGAACATCAGGCTCGGTTCATAGATCTGCGGCCCGCGCGCTACGTCGCAACTGGCGCGCAACACCTTCACGCCCGCCAGGTGAGTCGGGGAAAAACCATCGCGGGGCGTCAGCCCCTCAATCAAAGAAACCAGCGTGGCGTTGGCATCAAGATGGCGAGTCAACAACATGGCAAAAACTTCGCGAAAAAGGGATGAGAACATCATCGCAGGTCTGGCGGCCAATGAATCCAATCCTGGGGCACTCCCGGACGAATAGGCATGAGACTCGGAGCATTTGCCATGTTCGCCCACCGGCTCCACGCGCAGAATTCGCCACCTTTCCCGTTCAAGCTTTTGCGAGGTTTTCACCATGTACACCGCCATCGGTTACGCCGCCCAGTCGGCCACCACGCCCCTCGCCCCCATGTCCTTCGAGCGCCGCAGCCCGCGAGCCGATGACGTGGCGATCGAGATCCTCTACTGCGGCGTCTGCCACTCCGACATCCACCAGGCGCGCAACGAATGGGGCATCGCCGTCTACCCGCTGATGCCAGGCCACGAGATTGTCGGCAAGGTCACTGCCGTCGGCGCCAGCGTCACTGACCATAAAGTCGGCGACTTGGTCGGCGTGGGCTGCATGGTGGATTCGTGCCGCCACTGCGAAGCCTGCAAATCAGACCTGGAGCAATACTGCCTCGAAGGCCCGACCATGACCTATGCCACCCCGGATCGGGTGGACGGCAGCAACACCATGGGCGGCTATTCCGACAGCATCGTGGTCAGCGAGCACTTCGTGGTGAAGATTCCGGCCAAGCTCGACCTGGCCAGCGCCGCACCGATCCTCTGCGCAGGCATCACCACCTACTCGCCGCTCAAGCACTATGGGGTCAAGGCGGGCGATAAAGTCGGGATTCTCGGCATGGGCGGCCTGGGCCATATGGGCATCAAGTTCGCCAAGGCCATGGGTGCCGAAGTGACGCTGTTCACCCGCTCCGCGAGCAAGGCAGAAGAAGGCCGTCGCCAGGGCGCCGATCACGTGATCGTGTCCACCGACGCCGAGCAGATGAAGGCAGCAGCCGGCAGTTTCGACTTCCTGCTGGATACCATTCCGGTGCAGCACGACCTGAACCCCTACCTCGACGTCCTGCGTTTTGACGGCGTGCACATCCTGGTGGGTTTGATCGAACCGGTCGACCCACCGGTCAACGCAGCGAAGCTGGTATTGGGTCGTAAAGTCCTGGCCGGCTCGCTGATCGGCGGCATTGCCGAAACCCAGGAAGTCCTGGATTTCTGCGCCGAGCATGGCATTACCTGCGACATCGAAATGCTCGATATCCGCCAGATCAACGAGGCCTATGCGCGCATGATTGCTGGCGACGTGAAGTACCGCTTCGTGATCGACATGACCACCCTGAAGGCTTGATCAGGCCTTCGCCCCCAACTCCGCTGACAGCCGTGCTGCGACCTGTTTGACCACAGGAATCAGCTCGGCCATTTTTTCCAGCGGCATGTAGGGCACCGTACTGGCGATGCTGATGCCGGCGACAATCCGCCGGCTGGCATCGCGCACGGGCGCGGCCACACAGCGGATCGACGGTTCGTTGTCTTCCAGGTCGAACGCATAGCCGCCCGCGACATACTCGCGCATGCGTTGCTCGAATTGCTCCCAGGATTGTTCCGGGTGCTGCGGCCAGTGCAGGTTTTTCCCGCCTACCGGCAAGCTGGCCTGATACAGGCGCTGCCATTCCTCTTGCGAATCATCGAGCAACAAGGCCTTGCCGATCCCGGTACGTGCCAGGGGCATGCGGTGGCCGACCCGCGAGCGCATTTCCGGGCCGTTGCGCCCAGGATTCTTGTGCAGGTACAGCACATCGTCGTATTCGCGGATCGCCAGGTGGATGGTGTCGCCAGTCAGCGCCGACAGCTCATCCAGATAAGGCATCGCCAGCGTCACCAGCGGCAGTTCTTCCCGGGCCTGGAAGCCCAACTCGATCAGCTTGGGGCCCAGCAGGTAGCCGACTTGCGGCACTACCCGCAGG
The Pseudomonas hygromyciniae genome window above contains:
- a CDS encoding electron transfer flavoprotein-ubiquinone oxidoreductase codes for the protein MEREYMEFDVVIVGAGPSGLSAACRLKQKAAEAGKEISVCVVEKGSEVGAHILSGAVFEPRALNELFPDWKELGAPLNTPVVRDDIYVLRSSDSSTKVPDFFVPKTMHNEGNYIISLGNLCRWLAQQAENLGVEIYPGFAAQEVLFDENGVVRGIITGDLGVDREGHPKEGLYTPGMELRGKYTLFAEGCRGHLGKQLIQRFNLDSDADVQHYGIGLKEIWEIDPAKHQPGLVVHTAGWPLDIMSNENTGGSFLYHLENNQVVVGLIVDLSYSNTFLSPFDEFQRLKHHPVLAQYLEGGKRISYGARALAKGGINSLPKMVFKGGALIGCDLGTMNVAKIKGSHTAMKSGMLAADAVADRLFAESEGGDELTAYVDSFKASWLYEELFATRNFGPAMHKFGPIIGAGFNWFDQNILGGKMPFTLHDTKPDYACLKLAKDSQKIDYPKPDGKLSFDKLSSVFLSSTNHEEEQPCHLKLKDPSIPIGTNLPLYDEPAQRYCPAGVYEVITQEDGEKRFQINAQNCVHCKTCDIKDPSQNITWVTPEGAGGPTYPNM
- a CDS encoding AraC family transcriptional regulator; its protein translation is MLLTRHLDANATLVSLIEGLTPRDGFSPTHLAGVKVLRASCDVARGPQIYEPSLMFVAQGSKVAYLGPCTLEYGAGHYLIQAMPVPFECETFAMAADAPLYGVTVGIDRVVLGELVMAMGMQAGPPPTAQTLESMSSVVLDDAMRGCVERLLQCLHDPLEARIMGPARVRELLFTALRGPQADVLRALVEQQGQFSRIATSLNHLHAHYAEPLNIETLAGYAHMSASTFHEHFKRCTLLSPVQYLKRLRLLKAQQLLLVEGMGVAQAAHNVGYQSTSQFSREYKRYFLRNPGEERAA
- a CDS encoding NAD(P)-dependent alcohol dehydrogenase, giving the protein MYTAIGYAAQSATTPLAPMSFERRSPRADDVAIEILYCGVCHSDIHQARNEWGIAVYPLMPGHEIVGKVTAVGASVTDHKVGDLVGVGCMVDSCRHCEACKSDLEQYCLEGPTMTYATPDRVDGSNTMGGYSDSIVVSEHFVVKIPAKLDLASAAPILCAGITTYSPLKHYGVKAGDKVGILGMGGLGHMGIKFAKAMGAEVTLFTRSASKAEEGRRQGADHVIVSTDAEQMKAAAGSFDFLLDTIPVQHDLNPYLDVLRFDGVHILVGLIEPVDPPVNAAKLVLGRKVLAGSLIGGIAETQEVLDFCAEHGITCDIEMLDIRQINEAYARMIAGDVKYRFVIDMTTLKA
- a CDS encoding IclR family transcriptional regulator, which codes for MQENPPIPAKDPAPTGTQTLLRGLGVVQAVASGARDLKEIARRIGTTRSTTHRLASCLVDERYLRVVPQVGYLLGPKLIELGFQAREELPLVTLAMPYLDELSALTGDTIHLAIREYDDVLYLHKNPGRNGPEMRSRVGHRMPLARTGIGKALLLDDSQEEWQRLYQASLPVGGKNLHWPQHPEQSWEQFEQRMREYVAGGYAFDLEDNEPSIRCVAAPVRDASRRIVAGISIASTVPYMPLEKMAELIPVVKQVAARLSAELGAKA